TAGATAATCCATTCAACCACTATCTCAGATAGATATCTTTTCAAATAGATAAAAAAGAGCTACCCGAAACACATTCGAGTAGCTGCTCTAAATTTACTGAATGACAGATTAAATATTAAATTAACCTGCATCTGGAAAATAACTGCTTAAAAACATAATTCCAGCCACACTGCCAGCATATAACAAGATAATAAAAAGGAGTGGTTTATCCTTTAAAATATCTCTCGCAGTGTCCTCTCCCCCTTTCTCCATATAAAGGATAAAAATATACCGAAACAAACCAAATGTTGCCAAAGGCAATGTATAAATTAAAAGATCTGTATGGTGGCGTCTAACGGTATCAGGAGAGATCGTCCAAAGACCATATGTCATCAAAGTTGCAGCTGAGGTGACAGAAATAAAAACAGAGAGAAGCGGAAGTTTATATTCTTTTAAAGTCGCACGGGTATTGATATTGTTTTTTTGTCCGTTTGCTTCTGCCCAACGTTTGGAAAACCCTAAAAACAGTGTCAAAAAGAAAGTACAGACCAAGATAAGTCCTGAAACAGGCAAACCAATACCAAGCGCACCTGCTAGCATTCTAAGTAAAAAGCCAAAAGAGATGCAAAACACATCAACAACAGGCGTATGTTTAAAATATTTCATGTATAAAATATTATTAAACACATAGATCAACAAGAAAAGATCAACCCATCTTCCAGCCCAAAACCCCAAAGCCAAAGAAGAAACAAACAAGAAAATGGCAAGAAGTGCAGCTTCGAAGGGTGTTACACGGCCTGAAGCAATCGGACGCATGCATTTTCGTGGATGTTGCCGATCTGCGGCAACGTCTAAAAGATCATTGATACAATAAATGGCGCTCGAACAAAAACTAAATGCAAAAAAGACGATAAGCGCCTTACAGAAAACCGTTAAATCCCATGGACATAAAAGAAATGCCGCAAAAACAATGACACTCTTGAGCCACTGATGTGGACGACAAAGCTTTAGCATACTTTTGATTTTAATCATGGGGTCTCTTCTAGACTTTAATTCAAATGGGATATGATTGATTTAATTTTACAATACTTGCAGAGCATTATGCCACCTCAGCAGGTCGCTTAAAGCGTCTTATAAAAACCACTCCAACCCAATCAGTTCTGCCTACGAAAATATATTGATTGATCATGAAATTTCCTCCTCATTAGCGGAAGATGGGGCTTTTAAATCCTGCCCTAAAAGAGCCAAAACAGCCAAAATAACCGTTGCACCTAAAATAACTGCATGAACTAAAAAGGCATAGGCTGTTGAGGCATCTCGCGAATTACCAATCAGTTTCATCGCTTCTTCAGCAAAAAAATCGAATGTTCCCAAACCCGCTGGCGCACCTGGCAATGCTGTTGACAATGTTGCCAAAGGCATCGCAACCATCGCTCCCAAAGGTCTATGAAGTGAAGAGATTCCCATAGCAACAAAAACAAAGGTCATCCATTCAAAAATCCACGTTATTGCGGATAAAACCATAACCTTGGTCATCACCAAAGGACGCGCTAAAAAATCAAGCGCCATAAAAACATGCCCTGCAATAGTCAATAATTTTTCTGAAAGTTTCACAGGAAAAGGACTTAGAACTTTCTCAGCGCAATACATAACTGGACGGCGAAGCCATCTTGCGCAAAATAAGAAAGTAATTGCAATCGCACCAATGAGGAAAATCATGCTGCCGCCGATATGGAAGGCCTCTGCATGCCCTACCTCTGGAACAGCAAAAAGTGCAAAACCGCCTAAAAGAACAATAAAAACAAGATCACACATTTTTTCAATGAGAATACTTGTCATCAAAGCACCAACAGGCACATTTAAGTGGCGGGCAAAGAATGTTCCTCTGAAAAAGTCCCCTAAACGGAAAGGCAAGACAACATTTCCTGCAAGACCAATGATAAAAATGCGCCAACTGGCAAGCAATGAAATTTTAGGATTAATAGGCTTTAAAATTTGACGCCAACGCTCTGCGCGCACAACAAACGAAATAACAATGGCAGTGAGAGATAAAGAAAGCCAGTAGGTATCCACCTTCTTTATTTCAGACCACACTTTGGAAATATCTAAGTGATGACACAATATCGCTA
The genomic region above belongs to Acetobacteraceae bacterium and contains:
- a CDS encoding decaprenyl-phosphate phosphoribosyltransferase, which translates into the protein MIKIKSMLKLCRPHQWLKSVIVFAAFLLCPWDLTVFCKALIVFFAFSFCSSAIYCINDLLDVAADRQHPRKCMRPIASGRVTPFEAALLAIFLFVSSLALGFWAGRWVDLFLLIYVFNNILYMKYFKHTPVVDVFCISFGFLLRMLAGALGIGLPVSGLILVCTFFLTLFLGFSKRWAEANGQKNNINTRATLKEYKLPLLSVFISVTSAATLMTYGLWTISPDTVRRHHTDLLIYTLPLATFGLFRYIFILYMEKGGEDTARDILKDKPLLFIILLYAGSVAGIMFLSSYFPDAG
- a CDS encoding flippase-like domain-containing protein, which gives rise to MKKQIFKLTLGILIGATFLAILCHHLDISKVWSEIKKVDTYWLSLSLTAIVISFVVRAERWRQILKPINPKISLLASWRIFIIGLAGNVVLPFRLGDFFRGTFFARHLNVPVGALMTSILIEKMCDLVFIVLLGGFALFAVPEVGHAEAFHIGGSMIFLIGAIAITFLFCARWLRRPVMYCAEKVLSPFPVKLSEKLLTIAGHVFMALDFLARPLVMTKVMVLSAITWIFEWMTFVFVAMGISSLHRPLGAMVAMPLATLSTALPGAPAGLGTFDFFAEEAMKLIGNSRDASTAYAFLVHAVILGATVILAVLALLGQDLKAPSSANEEEIS